One segment of Ficedula albicollis isolate OC2 chromosome 2, FicAlb1.5, whole genome shotgun sequence DNA contains the following:
- the FERD3L gene encoding fer3-like protein has protein sequence MSASLFPACQRPGLLDELPGRAPQVPCPEGLLDTSVLDFVADLSLGNPQRAPGAGAGLGLCEVTAGPPFGDTVLSLREGMARGLPLAAFGNGDPEDEEEEEEERMRSASLQDRPRRKRVITYAQRQAANIRERKRMFNLNEAFDQLRKKVPTFAYEKRLSRIETLRLAIVYISFMTELLDGCSSQEAS, from the coding sequence ATGTCAGCCAGCCTTTTCCCAGCCTGCCAGCGCCCGGGGCTGCTGGATGAGCTGCCGGGCAGAGCCCCGCAAGTGCCCTGCCCGGAGGGGCTGCTGGACACCTCGGTGCTGGATTTCGTGGCCGATCTCTCCCTGGGCAACCCCCAGAGAGCCCCCGGGGCCGGGGCGGGCCTGGGGCTCTGCGAGGTCACCGCCGGGCCTCCCTTCGGAGACACGGTCCTGTCGCTTCGGGAAGGGATGGCCCGGGGTTTGCCCCTGGCTGCTTTCGGAAATGGAGATCCCgaagatgaggaagaagaggaagaggaaaggatgCGCAGCGCTTCCCTCCAGGACAGACCTAGGAGAAAACGGGTCATCACCTACGCCCAGCGCCAGGCTGCCAACATACgggagaggaagaggatgtTCAACCTCAACGAGGCGTTCGATCAGCTCAGGAAGAAGGTGCCCACTTTTGCTTACGAGAAGAGGCTCTCTCGGATAGAGACCTTGCGCCTGGCCATAGTGTACATCTCCTTCATGACTGAGCTCCTGGACgggtgcagcagccaggaggcgAGCTAA